ATGCCTTCTCAAAAGCACCTGGTACGCACCCTCTAAAGCATCGGGTACATTAACCTCACTTGTCTTTGTCCTCTTCATTGTAGGTCCACACCTGATATTCCACGATGAGATAACAGCCCTGCAGACAGAAGTTGAAAAACTCAAAACTCTGGGCATTAATAAAATCATTGCCCTCGGCCACTCTGGTTTTACGGTAGACAAAGAAATTGCAGAAAAGGTCTCAGGTGTGGATGTGGTGATCGGAGGACACACGAACACGTTCCTGTACACAGGTGAGTGTAACGGCAGCCAGCTAGTCcgtagctgtgcagtatgtacgCTGTGTAAACCTTCCTCACTTTAAGAGTCATGTGAGGGTGAGCTACAtgtagcagcctgggctttcaCCTCGATTGCTAGCACACTCGACTTCACCTCGATTGCTAGCACAGTCGACTTCACCTCGATTGCTAGCACACTCGACTTCCAatctgaggtgctgctgttGCGGGTTTGAGGGTGACTGCAGGGCTGAGACGCgcggttcaacacaacgcaggttacacaaTGCCTGTTAGAACTCTACATTCATGTAACATATTCATCTACATAGTCTTTTGCACAACAAAGCACTAATGTATTCTTAGTTCTTTATACAGacatttatgtttatgcatttttGTAGCCATTAGCAGGAATAGCAGGAATAAAGCAGGAATATTATCGGTAGATTGTACTGTGTATGATGAGGAGAGCTAAAATGAACATATAATTGAGCTCAATTTAACATTAGGAAAAGATTTTGACCTTATTTCTGTGAGACAAAGAAAAGACAGCAAAGTGTTCCTTTTGAATATACTTGTTCCAAAATATATAGAAattgagggggaaaaaatctgTTATGCTCTTTGCCATGGAGCAAGATAATTTACTTGTCTGATCCTAAATGACCTGGATCCAGAGTCCACTTAACAGTCTTAAGTCAGACTCTTGTGCAAATTGTTCACTTTCTATATGAGTATTACCATAACAGCCCATTTGCCCCATCCACTGCTCACTCTAGTCAAGGCAAACTGTTTTTACTTCAGCTAATGAACTGGGTGTAACTGATGGGCAGGGTGAGTTGAACTGTAATTGAGAtcatatgtgcatgtatgcaacACAGTAGTGGAGTTTTAGTGTGCTGGCTCTTCATGTTGGGAAAACATGGAAAATGGAAAAAGATTGATAATTTCCGCAAACCCATTTTCTACCAGAGAGGAagtgtgtttctttttgtttttgttttgccttttgACTTCCTTGTATTTAAATCTAAGATCTAAGATTTTGATCTCTATTCAGTGTTCAGACTTTGCTCAAATGGTTGTAAAGGCCAGTGACCTGAAGTCACAAATCCTAACTGGAAACTCTTGAAATGTGCATTAAATCACACATTTTTGATCTTGTCCCTATATTGCAAGAAATTTGAATAGTGTATATTCTGCAGTGTATTTAATTATGAACACACTGTGCTGCATTTCACAGGAATGTAATCTTCAGGGCTTTTGCTACATACTGTTACTGTGTTTCTTAGCTGTGTTTTAAGCTTGAGAACATACAGCATAGAAGGCTCCTGGCCATCACAGTACAGTTGACAAGATCAAAGGAAATAGTCAAAAGAGCAGTACTGAAAGTATCACATTAACCTCATTCAACCTCTTAAACTCCCAAGTCCTCATTTTGTGTTTGTCCCCCTTCCTCTGTCTAAAGGAATAGCCCCGTCCAACGAGGTCCCGGCTGGACCTTATCCCTACATGGTGAAATCACAAGATGGCCGACAGGTGCCTGTGGTACAGGCTTACGCCTTTGGGAAATACCTTGGCCATCTTAAAGTGACTTTTGACGACAGTGGAAATGTTCTTAAGGCAGAAGGCAATCCAATATTACTGGACAGCTCCATACAACAAGGTAAATTAACATATTTTCCATTTGAAATGTTTAATGGAAAAGGCCGGGTCAATTACTGTAACAATGATATCAGTACCTTAAATAATGaatgctttttatttttttgcttctAAAAAAATGATTTCTAAAACTTGTTGCATGCTACACTGCACATTCTTAACTTGTggtttatgtatgtatacacatacacaagaaacagtgtgtgtgtgtgtgtgtgagagagagagaaagagaaagagaggatatcTGCTTCACCATCATATTGTCATAACCGCAGACCCTGCAATCCTTGCTGACGTTGAGGAGTGGAAGAAAAGCTTGGCTAATTACACAGCTCAGTTTGTGGGCAAGACTCTCGTCTATCTCAATGGGACTTCACAGGAGTGTCGGTTCCGCGAGTGCAACCTGGGAAACCTCATCTGTGACGCCATGGTGTGTACAAAACAGTGCACTCCCTTAGGCCGGGTAATAGAATAGGGATTTGCCAACACCCAAGTGCAATTCCCCAGAGAGAGCTCTTGTTGATAATACTGATAAACCGGTACAATGTCCAACATTTTGAATGGCTGCAATGTGAATGCCTGAAAAGTTCCCGAGGGTGATGATGGTCATGTGTTTGGATGAAGTAGGATGGTAGGAGCAGTCTTCACTCAGTCTCTTATGTTACTTTTTAGAGTGCTTGGCCAAACTTAAATGTTAAcgcagagagaaaaaaggccACACTTTGCATATATACATTATTCATGTGTTTGGATAGTCAGAAGGGGTCATCGTGCACATCACAGTTAAAGGACAAAAAGTGAAGAAATACTTAAATACATAAAGgagctctaagcgatgctgggtaacgtcacttctgttgactttcaaacaaaacggagagctagctcgctacttcctccccctccctcccgtgctgctcccgtgcaattgaaactcctaaacacgcatctcTTCTGTGATTTGCTAGAACAGtttattatgtttttatgggctaggtttgcccaggttgtttttgttgccgttgtTGGAgactgggctgtccacagagatcacgtttttttacagtgtattcaggacacagacagctagcggttggttaggtcaggggttcccaaacttttccacgacaaggccccccaaataccactaggttctggccaaggacccccttgatatgttattaaacccatcgacaatactacggcaaatgtaaaatacattaagctaatcctaataattattttagccacaagcacttcgtgcatacagtgtgtacaaaattgcatttggggctttctgctatatgagagctatcactctactattattcccagtcattatcatggaaaatataatgtacagatatttgacaaattattataatggcattgtataacaaccctcatagtaataggtatattttaaatTCTTCAAATGTATTtgctgcttttatttttccttccaacttgctggggcccccctggcaccccctcacggccccggcccccactttgaaaaacactgggttaggtgatgtttggagtaagtgacataaaatgttttagcctaaaaaacgcgtggcatcgcttagagcacctttaaaaggAGTCGATTCTTTCCTTtcttgtgttttattttgttatgcTTGGCTTAGAATAACGTTGCAACCTTTCAGTCTTCTTCAGACTCCTACTAACAGTGTACACAGGCCAGCATTCggtggggtggtggtagcgtagCGGCGAAGGAGCTGGCCTAGCATACAGTAGCCTGAAAAAGTTGGGGGtacaattcctggcttccactgttatgcccttgagaacaaggcacttaaccccgagttgctctaGGGACAATGTTGTCCCTTGTAATAGAATTCACATATGTCATCcagtcactttggatgaaaaaTGTCTGCTAAACACTGTGTTTTTAAATCATTCACTCCATTCACTGTGTGCTGCAGGTGGACCACAACATCAAGTATGCCGATGAGGTTCAGTGGAACCACGTGAGCGCATGCCTGCTAAACGGTGGGGCAGTGCGGTCACCCATTGACGAGCGTGCCCgaaatggtgtgtttgtgtctgcctcTAGTTTCGATATTTAAATATAAAGTCACATTGGTGAGATGTAGGCATCCAGTCCGCAAAAATGTTTAACACTACGGTAGTACAGAGAAATGCTACTAATTACTTTGCTTAGGTTATCAGTTGTCACATGACTGTCCCTGGTTTTGTAGGTAAAATAAGAACATGAATGTGGAGGAGGGTTTGCAAAGAGATTTCTCAGTTTAGTTGTAGAACCAGCCCTGTATGAACAGTATATTTGTCTTGACTAAATTCAATATTATTGCAGGTTCTATCACAATGGAGGACCTGATTGCAGTCTTGCCCTTTGGATCCACATTTGACTTGCTTCAGCTGAAAGGCTCCACCATCAGAAAGGCCTTTGAGCATGGCGTGCGACGGCATGGAGGGGGCACAGGGGAATTCCTACAAGTATCAGGTACAGCAGTGTCCAAGGAGTCTGATGTCACATGTCAATACATATGGGGCTACCCCACACTTCTCATGGCATTAAAGTTGTTGGTTTTTCTACGATGCCTCTGCAGGCTTTCAGGTTGAGTTTGATCTCTCTCGGGAACCCTTCCAGCGTGTGACATCTGTCCACATCCTTTGCACCGAGTGTCGAGTTCCACGCTATGAGCCAATGGAAGATGAAAAGGTTTACAAATTAGTCATGCCGTCTTACATTGCGGATGGTGGTGACGGTTATACAATGATCAAAGAGGAGAAGTTGAAGCATGATAGTGGTAAGTTTGGAGCACAGAAAGGAGAAGTGTTTGTCTTGTTCTGCCTTTCTTAACCGGAAAGATATTTCGATGCCAGTTTCAGCACTACTTCATCTTTTGCAGGCGATCTGGACATCGCGGTGGTGGAACGCTACATCAGCGAGTCCAAGAGAGTTCACCCGGCTGTGGAAGGGCGCATCAAGTTCTCAAGCTTGGCAGGTGGAGGACCTAGTCGCATGATCTCACTTCCGCTCTTGATCATGCTTTTGGCTTTGTCAGTGAGCCTATAGTCAGCGCTGTCTGAACCAGAGTTATTAGAGTTAGAATTATTTTAACAGTGAAAAAATAATTTAGTTTTTTAATTTAACTTTCAAAAAATCaaaactaaataaaaacaacaatgaACATTGCAAAACTAACTAAAAGTAAATAGAAGTAAAGGTAAAATCAGCTTAGTTTTagttcccccccccctcagttTTCAGTACCTATAAAaagtactcccccccccccccccttggatatttccccttttacAGCTTTTATAAAAGGATTCATTTAATTTGGacttttttacaataatttacacAAATctcctctttaatgtcaaagtgaaaacaaatttcTATAAAGTAATGTCTCTGAACCCAACCTCACTCCTCCAAAACAATGACACTGCTCCATCTCCTGCTGTTCTGGGGCTTTCAGTACTAGCACTTCTGCGTCCTGTTTCATTTCCCCATCATCTGACCCCATCAGCTCTGTCCAGACGTTTTGCAAGTATCTGTGTGATACCAAATGCTTCGGCTTTGACATAGTTCTTTATGAACTCTGTTACTTCCAGTGGCGTGATTCACCTGAAACCCCATGGCTACCCTGGTCAAGACTACAAAAGCTCCGTTTGCATTAGTTGCTTGTTGGGTATAATTTGGCAGGGAAGTTTAACCACTTGTGTGGAAATTAACAGTTAgatttttgtttctgttcagcgGTGCTTGAAAAGCATTTTTTAAACAAAAGACACCAGGATGCTTTACAGGTATCCTGAACCCTATATCTGAAAACAGATGGTTCTAGAAGGATTGGTCCCGTGAGAATGCACTTGTGTACCTAACTCTTTCACCACTGTTATGGTGATTTGGCGTGATGAACTTGAAACCAGAAGGTTATGCACATTACAGTAACAAAAGGCTCAAATCTGGCCAATTGTTTGTGGGGCACAGTTAGTCAGTGCAGCTTAGCAACTTATGTACAAATCCAATTTGGACCATGCACTTGAATTCAGTGTTATTTCAATAGCACTTGTAACACAAGAAACCAGAACATTTCAGGGGAGAATTAACATTTATTGTTGCTGAGCACAAACAGAGAGTTTAGAAGATTCATTGCACTGAGAATGCACCTGTGTGCCTAAGCCCTCTACCAGGTGCACACATGCAAGAAATGATGGGGGAAAACCTACCCAAAAACTTAATTGGCCCTTATAGGGTTTTTCAGGTAGGGGTATTCACACTAAAATTTGGTGTACACATATTCTTGAATTCTTGAAAAAGGGTGTAGACATATTTTTGAATATTCCAAAAGATTTTAGATTGTTATGTCGTCTCAGATGGACAATCCGCAAAAActacaacaaaataaataatagcTTAAGCGAAGTTCTATTGGGAAGACTCGTAGTCACACATTCCATTCATAACTCGCTAACCAATCACAGCTCAGAAGTACTACTAGCAAATTAACACGCCACGTCATTAATTCATTCTTCTTCCTCGATTCACAGTCACGTTGCCTACGTCTCCCATTCATTCAACTAGCCCTCTACGAACCAATAGGAAGTACATGTGCTTCTTAAAAACTTCTGTATCTAACTCACCTCCTAGCTACTTTCAGTAAGCTGATTTCGATGTCTCCACCGCCACCAGTCGGTCCCCGTCTCAAGCGTATACCGGGGGATAGCACCTCGTCCCTGCCTCGCTCTATCAGCAGGATCCGATATCCCTGCACTGCTTGCCAGACTACGGAcgggggcctacgccaaagactttACTAGGATTAAAACGCCTTTCAATATAGTTTGCCTCCCGAGTCTTTTTGGTAGAATTATAATACCAGAAAGCTAAATAGGTTGGCAACCCTTGTGAAATTCACTTGTGTGAGGGCATACTGTATTCTCATCTTAGATCCCAGTTTTTtgatgaagtaaaaaaaaaataggacctAAGAACATGTGAATTTGTTTAGAATGTGTGCAACTCTTCAAAATGTAGCTCATGGCACTAATATTTATTCTGAACTTCCACACCGAGACACCTTAGTAGTCTCCTCCTATCTACAGTGTACTGTTAGACAGGAGTGTCGATTTCACCAGCAGTTTTCTAATGGCCTTATATAGTCATCTCTTGCATAAATTGTAGGGTGCCGCTTATACAAAGCCAAAGAGAGTCCTAGAGACATTCATTTCACCAAACCTCTATTGTCAAGGTAGCTGTCAGAATAAAGCCGCATAGTTGAATAATCTAATTTCATTCTAAAGTAGAATGTAGCTCGAGCCTGATTCTGCGCTGATGCATCAACGTAAAAAGTCTGCTATGTCTAGACAGTAGTTCTGTCTCTCAATACCAGCTTAAATACTTgaacatttttatttaattgcGTAAAAATGGTCATACATTGGGTTGAAATGCAAAAGATTTTTAACACGCTAATGTTCCACTAAATAACATTGGAGTTAAGCTTAGAAGAATGTGTAATagtcttttaaaataaagaaCAATATTATAATGTATGCATTTCAATAGCTATATAATAGTAGAAGGCATTTTCCAAATGCAAGAGAAAAATGTTCTGAAGCGACTGGCCTTATGATCTATTGTTCAAGAATTGTATATCCAATTCTCTATATGGTAAACATGAAGGTTTTTGTTAATATCTTTAAAAGAAATGGAAAGATTATAACAACAGAAGTTAAAAAGAAAATGCAGTTTGTAGTTGTCTAATGAACTTTAAGTTATTGCTCATTGTATTGCTTATTCTGAAGAAATGATTTCCTGGCATTAGCAAAAGATTCAATAAAATGGCTGTGCTACATggttttgtttgatattgaacAATTGCAAATTTACACCACGTTTCATAGTCTCTTTACATACCCATCCAGTGAACCGCAGGCGGAAACCTTGTGAGAAATAAGCTGTAAATAAGAGCAGACTTTGTTCTTGTAGGGTGCGCCAGTAACTGATGTTCCCCCTTTAACCTCCAGGACAAAGCAGGCTTTATGCACTCCTGTTTGCCCATCTGGGCACCCACATAAACAATTGCCAGCTTAGGGACCATTGCTTCTATTCCAACCATGCACTTGTGGAAAATATGCTACAGTATGCTAAAATCTATTAGGAACAAGGAAATTGGTGAGAAAAAAAGTAATATGAGAGAAAATAGGAGTAGCCTATGAATGCTTTTTATATTTCAATGCAGGGCGAAAGTTCACATGAACAGATGTCACAGAGACCTCAGTATAGAAAGTGCAAGAAAGTTTTTTgagtgcagttttttttttacttctgcttTAACCACATTAGCTCTCCTGAGCTCTGAAATGCAGCGGTTTGAAACAGTCAGTCATACAAGTCTTAAAAAACTTTGTATGTAGAGACATACTGcgggggaaataagtattgaacttGTCAACATtattttcagtaagtatacttccagtgaggctattcgcatgacATTAATAtgaactcaggtaatccacacatatcaAAAATTCAAACATTGAAGTCCATAAGAGTTATGtataataaagtggaatgataCAGAAAACAAATATTGAACACCATGAAAAAGCAGTACACCAaggcaaggaacgagctggaatctataagtagttcgagagaaattatccctcctatctgtgcaaattcatatagctgggttagtacatactaATGGGCTATAAAAGGGTTTATTGTTACCAAGGTGttacacaagaaacatttcatttcattgatGGGtaaaaaagcaaagagctctcccaagaccttcgCAATCTTATTGTTGAAAAATCAATGGAACtgattacagatgcatttcaaaacttcagaatcttccagtaagcagcattggGGCCATTGTATGCAAGTGGAGGGAAcattgcatcatcaaccggccatgcaaaGGATCTcctcatctcatggtactggcagacttcatacagttgaaggaatgatgaatggagtcattttttcCCAAGAGAAtattg
The nucleotide sequence above comes from Alosa sapidissima isolate fAloSap1 chromosome 6, fAloSap1.pri, whole genome shotgun sequence. Encoded proteins:
- the nt5e gene encoding 5'-nucleotidase, giving the protein MGTEKWRFSTLVCTFLCTQAIVGKAWDLTLLHTNDVHARIEETSKDSGKCTKPPCFGGVARRHTEISQLRRTEPNVLLLDGGDQFQGTVWFNLYKGAEAAYFMNKLGYDAMALGNHEFDNGWEGLVSPFLQDVSCTILSANIKADASLASSVSGKYLPYKIFNMGSETVAVVGYTSRETPALSMPGPHLIFHDEITALQTEVEKLKTLGINKIIALGHSGFTVDKEIAEKVSGVDVVIGGHTNTFLYTGIAPSNEVPAGPYPYMVKSQDGRQVPVVQAYAFGKYLGHLKVTFDDSGNVLKAEGNPILLDSSIQQDPAILADVEEWKKSLANYTAQFVGKTLVYLNGTSQECRFRECNLGNLICDAMVDHNIKYADEVQWNHVSACLLNGGAVRSPIDERARNGSITMEDLIAVLPFGSTFDLLQLKGSTIRKAFEHGVRRHGGGTGEFLQVSGFQVEFDLSREPFQRVTSVHILCTECRVPRYEPMEDEKVYKLVMPSYIADGGDGYTMIKEEKLKHDSGDLDIAVVERYISESKRVHPAVEGRIKFSSLAGGGPSRMISLPLLIMLLALSVSL